Proteins found in one Aneurinibacillus uraniidurans genomic segment:
- a CDS encoding YlbF family regulator: MASKSIKVLDWNDVLERAYHIGEQLTHSQEMRRYKETRQEMEADGGAAALIESFKRLKEAHEEVERFGTYHPDYHTVTRGVREKKRELDKVSSIAAFKQAENDLDELLYRVSRVIADSVSEQIKVPSNNPLYELGGGCGSGGCGTGGGCGCSSR, encoded by the coding sequence ATGGCAAGCAAGTCAATCAAGGTGCTAGATTGGAACGATGTATTAGAACGTGCCTATCACATTGGCGAACAGCTGACCCACTCACAGGAAATGCGGCGTTATAAGGAGACGCGTCAGGAGATGGAAGCTGACGGAGGGGCCGCCGCACTGATTGAGAGCTTCAAACGCCTAAAAGAAGCGCATGAAGAAGTGGAACGATTCGGGACTTATCATCCTGATTATCATACTGTTACTCGTGGTGTCCGTGAGAAAAAGCGGGAGCTTGATAAAGTGTCAAGCATTGCCGCATTCAAGCAGGCTGAGAATGATTTAGATGAACTGTTGTATCGGGTAAGCCGGGTAATTGCTGATTCCGTATCGGAGCAGATTAAAGTGCCAAGCAATAACCCGTTGTATGAGCTTGGTGGGGGATGCGGCAGCGGAGGATGCGGTACAGGCGGAGGATGCGGCTGCTCATCACGCTGA
- a CDS encoding acetate uptake transporter encodes MKSNQEVAETKIVMSDPTALGVFGLAMVTFVASSQKLGWTTGTTYLLPWAIFLGAIAQIWASTVDFKKNNYFGSIVLGAYGLFWIGVASHWMIALGWFGDVGKLADPKQLAFAFFGYLIFSLFITVAALEVNKAFAAILILIDVLLFSLALATLGVNKEMFSKLAAYSELIISLIGFYAAGAAFLNAFFGRQVLPLGKPLGLIKKTAPANSQPATGRKVAANE; translated from the coding sequence ATGAAGAGTAACCAGGAAGTTGCAGAAACAAAGATCGTAATGTCAGATCCAACCGCACTCGGTGTGTTTGGATTGGCGATGGTAACGTTTGTGGCATCATCACAAAAACTTGGGTGGACGACTGGCACTACTTATTTATTGCCATGGGCGATTTTCCTTGGCGCAATTGCTCAAATTTGGGCTTCAACTGTAGATTTTAAGAAAAACAATTATTTCGGTTCGATTGTTCTAGGCGCATACGGATTGTTCTGGATCGGGGTTGCGTCGCACTGGATGATCGCCCTTGGGTGGTTTGGGGATGTTGGAAAATTAGCAGACCCGAAACAACTGGCTTTCGCATTTTTTGGATACTTGATCTTTTCTTTATTTATTACAGTAGCAGCATTGGAAGTTAATAAAGCGTTTGCAGCGATTCTGATCTTGATCGATGTTCTTTTATTCTCACTTGCACTGGCAACACTCGGTGTGAATAAAGAAATGTTCTCGAAGCTTGCCGCTTATTCTGAACTTATTATTTCTCTTATTGGTTTTTACGCAGCAGGAGCTGCATTCCTCAACGCTTTCTTTGGTAGACAAGTCCTGCCGCTTGGTAAGCCGCTTGGTCTGATCAAGAAAACTGCACCAGCAAATAGCCAGCCTGCTACCGGTCGAAAAGTGGCAGCAAACGAATAA
- a CDS encoding HD-GYP domain-containing protein, translating into MFMHNHIKSKLRFVSLTVITLSYFLVKDYPGFNGIVFWGLTLTGWIIAAFVYSWKGKKTGIFLEENESKLRFMDFAFVLCYMTVTGGIEESPYLYLIYLGIASVGLYGSKRFGLIYSLLALIILVGYDLSYHQIMEGRFVGVGHIWPKLCMLPVFGLLADMLMVHFQSMQENEEIVLDQLVTSLAKAIGSKDSYTLGHSTRVQMYSLAIGNELALTQEDMFTLRYGALLHDIGKIHIPSSLLNKTGRPTLDEWNELKSHSTEGARIMEGLQKLSGVRDIILYHHEKYDGTGYPKGLAGEEIPFLAAIVNVADSFDAMTSTRSYNQPKTVEEGMAEIQSCMGKQFHPKAAAAALALFERGEWPRFKQLEEKADSEHCTKSAKNFAISK; encoded by the coding sequence ATGTTTATGCATAACCACATTAAGAGTAAACTCCGCTTCGTTTCGTTAACGGTGATTACGCTATCATACTTTCTTGTTAAGGATTATCCCGGATTTAATGGGATTGTGTTCTGGGGATTGACACTAACCGGATGGATTATTGCAGCTTTTGTATACAGTTGGAAAGGGAAGAAGACAGGAATTTTTCTAGAAGAGAATGAGAGCAAACTTCGTTTTATGGACTTTGCATTTGTACTTTGTTATATGACTGTAACAGGAGGCATTGAAGAAAGTCCTTATTTATACTTGATTTATCTAGGAATCGCATCTGTAGGACTGTACGGTTCAAAGCGCTTTGGTCTAATATACTCGCTATTGGCACTTATAATTTTGGTTGGATACGACTTATCTTACCATCAGATCATGGAGGGCCGGTTTGTTGGGGTGGGGCACATATGGCCCAAGTTATGTATGCTACCGGTATTTGGTCTGTTGGCTGATATGTTAATGGTGCATTTCCAATCGATGCAGGAGAACGAAGAGATTGTACTTGATCAGCTTGTGACAAGTCTTGCCAAAGCGATTGGTAGTAAAGATTCATATACACTTGGTCATTCAACGCGCGTGCAGATGTATTCACTTGCGATTGGCAATGAGCTTGCACTTACCCAGGAAGATATGTTTACGTTGCGGTACGGAGCGTTGTTGCATGATATTGGGAAAATTCATATTCCGTCCAGCCTGCTTAATAAAACAGGTCGCCCTACGCTTGATGAATGGAATGAACTTAAAAGTCATTCCACGGAAGGTGCACGCATTATGGAAGGGCTTCAAAAATTGAGTGGTGTGAGGGATATTATCCTGTATCATCATGAAAAATATGATGGAACTGGCTATCCGAAGGGACTGGCGGGAGAAGAGATTCCATTTCTTGCAGCTATTGTAAACGTTGCCGATTCGTTCGATGCAATGACGTCTACGCGGTCGTATAATCAGCCGAAGACAGTAGAGGAAGGAATGGCAGAAATCCAGAGCTGTATGGGGAAACAGTTTCATCCAAAAGCGGCAGCAGCAGCACTTGCTCTGTTTGAACGAGGGGAGTGGCCGCGCTTTAAGCAGCTTGAGGAAAAAGCAGATAGTGAACATTGTACGAAATCTGCAAAGAATTTTGCCATAAGTAAGTAA
- a CDS encoding Asp23/Gls24 family envelope stress response protein: MADVKGNGVVRIADDVVAVIAGIAATETAGIAGMSGGITEGLARRVSGKNVQKGVSVEVGEFEAAIDLRVIVAYGSKIDEACRTLQQNVRDAVESMTGLRVVEVNVKVEGVEFPKPEKEQLPEAAQRVK, translated from the coding sequence ATGGCTGATGTAAAAGGAAACGGAGTGGTACGGATTGCGGATGATGTCGTGGCAGTAATTGCTGGGATTGCCGCAACAGAAACCGCAGGAATCGCAGGTATGTCAGGTGGAATTACCGAAGGATTAGCTCGTCGTGTAAGTGGAAAAAACGTGCAAAAAGGTGTTTCCGTAGAAGTGGGAGAATTCGAAGCGGCGATTGATCTGCGCGTAATTGTAGCGTACGGCAGTAAGATCGATGAAGCATGTCGCACGCTCCAGCAGAATGTACGAGATGCGGTGGAGTCCATGACGGGCTTACGTGTCGTGGAAGTAAATGTGAAAGTAGAAGGGGTAGAATTCCCGAAACCTGAAAAAGAACAGCTGCCAGAAGCAGCGCAGCGTGTGAAATAA
- a CDS encoding long-chain-fatty-acid--CoA ligase has protein sequence MHVPFLLHDFLKRAVYHYPRKTAVIDGERRFTYTEIQKRVNRLSNAMRERGIRKGDRVAVLSPNRLEMYETFYAAFQIGAVVVPFNTRLVPADYEYIVNHSGAAMFMVDAELAPLIEPVLEKFSTVQTYVTLPVDGFETNADWLSYDAMIESASENAVYEEMEETDMATILYTSGTTGRPKGVIQTHRSLYNNALNTIIHLRAEDEDVLLHTLPMFHVNGWGTPFSFTGMGATHVMLRKIDPPLITRLIVEEGVTVACMAPTVLNMIFNDPSAKQATIKQPVRVVLAGSAPPPSFVKAVENELGWTFVQVYGMTEVSPFLTVSHIKKAIRDENDMDRIHRLKAKAGMSMLMMEVRVVNEDGEDIEPNGEEVGEVICRSNSVMDGYWLQPEETARAIVNGWYHTGDMATLDENGYIDIVDRKKDIIISGGENISSIEIEGTLYEHPAVLEAAIIAIPHEKWGEVPHAVCVLREGQTATEQDIISFCRERMAHFKCPKSVQFVAELPKTASGKIQKVVLREPFWENGRRVN, from the coding sequence ATGCACGTACCATTTTTATTGCACGATTTCCTAAAGAGAGCTGTATACCATTATCCAAGGAAAACAGCCGTAATTGATGGCGAACGCCGCTTTACCTATACCGAAATCCAGAAACGTGTAAACCGCTTATCCAATGCAATGCGCGAACGCGGTATCCGCAAAGGAGACCGGGTTGCCGTCTTGTCACCTAACCGCCTAGAAATGTATGAAACATTTTATGCCGCCTTTCAAATCGGCGCGGTCGTTGTTCCATTTAATACCCGTCTCGTTCCGGCAGATTACGAGTATATTGTAAACCACTCCGGTGCGGCGATGTTTATGGTAGATGCAGAACTGGCACCTCTTATCGAACCAGTTCTTGAAAAATTCTCCACAGTTCAGACGTATGTAACGCTTCCAGTTGACGGATTTGAAACAAATGCAGACTGGCTCTCTTATGATGCCATGATTGAGAGCGCTTCCGAAAATGCTGTATACGAAGAAATGGAAGAAACAGATATGGCGACGATCTTATATACAAGCGGTACAACAGGTCGTCCGAAAGGCGTTATTCAAACACACCGCAGCCTGTATAACAATGCTCTCAATACGATCATCCACTTGCGTGCAGAAGATGAGGATGTCCTATTACATACACTCCCAATGTTCCACGTAAACGGCTGGGGCACTCCGTTCTCGTTTACCGGTATGGGGGCCACACATGTGATGCTGCGCAAAATTGATCCACCACTTATTACCCGTTTGATCGTAGAGGAAGGCGTAACGGTCGCCTGCATGGCGCCAACTGTGCTAAATATGATCTTTAATGACCCTTCGGCCAAACAAGCAACGATCAAGCAGCCAGTTCGTGTCGTACTTGCAGGCTCTGCTCCACCTCCGTCTTTTGTAAAAGCAGTAGAAAATGAACTGGGCTGGACATTCGTTCAAGTATATGGCATGACAGAAGTCTCTCCATTCTTGACCGTATCCCACATCAAAAAAGCGATCCGCGATGAAAATGACATGGACCGCATTCACCGCCTCAAAGCAAAAGCAGGCATGAGCATGCTGATGATGGAAGTGCGTGTTGTAAATGAAGACGGAGAGGATATCGAACCGAATGGCGAAGAAGTAGGGGAAGTAATCTGCCGCTCCAATTCCGTTATGGACGGCTACTGGCTGCAGCCGGAAGAAACAGCGCGCGCTATCGTCAATGGCTGGTATCATACCGGAGATATGGCAACGCTTGATGAGAACGGTTATATCGACATTGTCGACCGCAAAAAAGATATTATTATCAGCGGTGGCGAAAACATCTCTTCCATTGAAATAGAAGGAACGCTGTACGAGCATCCAGCTGTTCTGGAAGCTGCGATCATTGCCATCCCGCATGAGAAGTGGGGCGAAGTTCCGCATGCAGTGTGCGTATTGCGCGAGGGACAGACAGCTACCGAGCAAGACATTATTTCTTTCTGCCGTGAGCGTATGGCTCACTTCAAATGTCCAAAATCCGTTCAGTTCGTTGCTGAACTGCCAAAAACAGCCTCCGGTAAAATTCAAAAGGTTGTCCTGCGCGAGCCATTCTGGGAGAACGGTCGCCGCGTGAACTAA
- the cax gene encoding calcium/proton exchanger has product MNQKLFYSLVVFFTALSAWAHYFTHSSGLQFATAAAAIIVLAALLGKATESVAHYAGERIGGFLNATFGNAAELIISIFLIKEGLFDMVKASITGSIIGNLLLVLGLSVIAGGLKFKEQRFNTLLAGHNSSLMLLAVISLFIPAVFMRQLNVPHINQLSLMISGLLIVAYVLWLIFSMVTHKDVLSDQDSTDEEESPIWSKSTSILILLVATVFVAITSEWLVHSIDAVAKSLGWSEIFVGAFVIAIVGNAAEHSAAVFMALKNKIGASVEIAVGSSLQISLFVAPTLVFVSLLFGSQMNLVFTSYELAAIGVAVFIASSIARDGSTNWYEGILLLVVYIIVGTAFYFI; this is encoded by the coding sequence GTGAATCAAAAACTGTTTTACAGTTTGGTCGTATTTTTCACTGCACTAAGTGCCTGGGCCCACTATTTTACTCATTCATCGGGCCTGCAGTTTGCAACCGCAGCCGCTGCAATCATCGTACTTGCCGCGCTGCTTGGAAAAGCAACGGAAAGCGTAGCCCATTATGCAGGTGAGCGGATCGGGGGCTTTCTAAATGCTACATTCGGCAACGCTGCTGAATTGATCATTTCGATTTTCCTAATTAAAGAAGGCCTATTCGATATGGTAAAGGCAAGTATTACCGGCTCGATTATTGGCAACTTGCTGCTTGTACTTGGCTTAAGCGTCATTGCAGGCGGACTTAAATTCAAAGAGCAGCGGTTTAACACACTGCTGGCCGGACATAACTCTTCTCTTATGCTACTTGCTGTCATTTCTCTGTTTATTCCGGCTGTCTTTATGCGGCAATTAAACGTTCCACATATCAATCAGCTCAGCCTTATGATCTCTGGGCTCCTGATTGTTGCGTATGTTTTATGGCTCATCTTCTCCATGGTCACGCACAAAGACGTTCTCTCTGATCAAGATTCCACTGATGAAGAGGAGAGTCCAATATGGAGCAAAAGCACATCTATTCTCATTCTGCTCGTCGCGACTGTATTTGTAGCGATCACAAGCGAATGGCTCGTACATAGCATTGATGCGGTAGCTAAGTCGCTTGGCTGGTCTGAAATCTTCGTCGGGGCATTTGTAATTGCCATTGTCGGGAATGCCGCCGAGCATAGCGCTGCTGTTTTTATGGCGCTGAAAAACAAAATTGGCGCATCTGTTGAGATCGCCGTCGGAAGCAGCCTTCAGATTTCCCTGTTCGTAGCTCCAACCCTTGTATTTGTCAGCTTATTGTTCGGCAGTCAAATGAATCTCGTATTCACGTCCTATGAACTGGCCGCCATCGGGGTTGCTGTCTTTATCGCTTCTTCGATTGCGCGCGATGGAAGTACAAACTGGTATGAAGGAATTTTACTTTTGGTCGTGTATATTATAGTAGGAACTGCATTCTATTTTATCTGA
- a CDS encoding universal stress protein — protein MFTKIVVAIDGSEMGVKALEAAIALSAEQKAELAVLHVGREVFVSPYIVGEMAYLTKDFDENVNEAIRKESQKLLEEAKEKAMARDIAIQAVYVTGDPAHEIVKYAEENQVGLVVIGSRGLGSLKEMMLGSVSHKVSQLASCPVLIVK, from the coding sequence ATGTTTACTAAAATAGTGGTTGCGATTGATGGCTCTGAGATGGGAGTAAAAGCACTGGAGGCTGCGATTGCACTTAGCGCCGAGCAGAAGGCGGAACTTGCTGTGTTGCATGTAGGCAGAGAAGTCTTTGTCTCTCCATATATTGTAGGGGAAATGGCGTATTTGACGAAAGACTTTGATGAGAATGTAAATGAGGCAATTCGTAAAGAATCGCAAAAATTACTTGAAGAAGCGAAAGAAAAAGCGATGGCGCGTGATATTGCGATTCAGGCTGTATATGTAACAGGAGATCCAGCACATGAGATCGTTAAGTATGCAGAGGAAAATCAAGTAGGCCTCGTCGTTATAGGAAGTCGTGGACTTGGTAGCTTGAAAGAAATGATGCTAGGAAGTGTTAGTCATAAAGTTTCTCAGCTCGCTTCTTGCCCGGTTCTTATCGTGAAATAG
- a CDS encoding PaaI family thioesterase, whose amino-acid sequence MRHDQEALLQFVKDTLENGSEEDQQILYLARQAIEYMQERKTAYISGFLGLQGEYLEDGTYRFDVPITPFMMNRLGIVHGGMTATLADSVMGSVASRTTGYKVVTTEMNVHYLSPGKGERLIATASVLRRGRTRCVCECRIHNEKGRLILAGTGAFQLIEPR is encoded by the coding sequence ATGAGACACGACCAGGAAGCATTGCTTCAATTTGTAAAAGATACGCTTGAGAATGGATCAGAGGAAGATCAACAGATTCTATATCTTGCCCGCCAGGCTATAGAATACATGCAGGAACGTAAAACAGCCTATATTTCCGGCTTCCTTGGACTGCAAGGAGAATACCTGGAGGATGGGACATACCGCTTTGATGTGCCTATTACCCCTTTTATGATGAATCGACTCGGTATTGTACACGGCGGTATGACAGCTACTCTCGCCGATAGCGTGATGGGATCAGTAGCAAGTCGGACTACAGGTTATAAGGTCGTCACTACCGAGATGAACGTTCACTACCTTTCTCCTGGCAAGGGAGAAAGATTAATCGCTACCGCTTCTGTACTGAGGCGAGGACGTACTCGTTGTGTATGTGAATGCCGCATTCATAATGAGAAAGGGCGACTTATACTAGCCGGCACAGGCGCGTTCCAATTAATTGAGCCGCGATAA
- the sleB gene encoding spore cortex-lytic enzyme, giving the protein MPWLAPSPAHGFSEETVYVGSSGKDVTEMQGRLKFLGFYTGPVDGTFSWRTYNGLRNFQYEFGIPIDGILGPKTKLKLWEATKNWRPGAPETAPAKTETATAPKKLPKTNVNFSQNELKMMANAVYGESRGEPYVGQVAVAAVILNRVKSPSFPNSPSAVIFEPGAFTAVSDGQIWLTPNETAVKAVQDALNGWDPTGGALYYFNPDTATSAWIWSRPQIKKIGKHIFCN; this is encoded by the coding sequence ATGCCGTGGCTTGCGCCATCGCCTGCGCACGGGTTCAGCGAGGAAACGGTATATGTCGGATCAAGCGGAAAAGACGTTACTGAAATGCAGGGACGGCTCAAATTTCTCGGTTTTTATACCGGACCGGTAGATGGTACTTTCTCGTGGCGTACGTATAACGGACTGCGCAATTTCCAGTATGAATTCGGCATACCTATTGATGGCATACTTGGACCGAAAACAAAGTTAAAACTGTGGGAAGCGACGAAAAACTGGCGCCCAGGCGCACCAGAAACAGCGCCTGCAAAAACTGAAACAGCCACAGCACCAAAGAAACTGCCAAAAACAAATGTTAACTTCTCTCAAAACGAATTAAAAATGATGGCGAACGCAGTATACGGGGAATCACGCGGCGAGCCATATGTCGGCCAGGTAGCGGTAGCCGCCGTTATTCTCAACCGAGTGAAAAGCCCATCCTTTCCTAACTCACCGAGTGCAGTTATTTTTGAACCAGGAGCTTTTACGGCTGTATCGGATGGTCAGATATGGCTGACTCCGAATGAAACAGCCGTTAAAGCGGTTCAAGATGCGCTGAATGGCTGGGATCCAACGGGTGGTGCGCTGTACTATTTCAATCCAGACACCGCGACATCAGCGTGGATTTGGAGCCGACCACAGATTAAGAAGATCGGCAAGCATATTTTCTGCAACTGA
- a CDS encoding peptidyl-prolyl cis-trans isomerase produces MADIISINGKVAYSITLDPSIWIFDDRKFKMEDFFAGAGQMEEKKEKEDDITRMGRLWDKELEHGSTPTKQSEQLFVEKKQISGDYGMPLVPFLRNAEPAADAIALICRTETGEEYHLPLAEAEKAILCFAIDGKPIREDGPVYLYYGDGRNMDSPIRQIISLTVV; encoded by the coding sequence ATGGCAGACATTATATCAATTAATGGAAAAGTCGCTTATAGCATTACCCTTGACCCAAGCATCTGGATTTTTGATGACCGCAAGTTCAAGATGGAAGACTTCTTCGCCGGTGCCGGTCAAATGGAGGAAAAGAAAGAAAAAGAAGATGATATCACTCGAATGGGGCGCCTATGGGATAAAGAACTAGAACATGGTTCGACTCCGACCAAACAAAGTGAGCAGCTATTCGTTGAGAAAAAACAGATCAGCGGCGATTATGGCATGCCGCTCGTCCCATTCCTGCGCAATGCTGAACCAGCGGCGGATGCGATTGCGCTTATTTGTCGCACCGAAACAGGCGAAGAATATCACCTCCCCCTTGCAGAGGCAGAAAAGGCCATCCTTTGTTTTGCCATTGATGGCAAGCCGATTCGTGAAGATGGTCCTGTATACTTATATTACGGAGACGGTCGTAATATGGATAGTCCGATCCGTCAGATTATATCCCTGACCGTTGTTTAA
- a CDS encoding YlbG family protein, which translates to MRERRVGLAVYVKSLKAARNLRKFGNIHYMSRRLNYVSMYIAADTFEQTVERIARLDFVTRVEHSHRHEIKTVYDNAKPDKAKEFDYKMEENQILSIARGEQHNSL; encoded by the coding sequence ATGAGAGAAAGACGCGTAGGGCTTGCCGTATACGTGAAAAGCTTAAAAGCGGCCCGCAACTTACGCAAGTTTGGCAATATCCACTACATGTCACGCCGCCTGAATTATGTGTCGATGTATATAGCGGCTGATACATTTGAGCAGACAGTCGAACGTATCGCACGCTTAGACTTCGTTACGCGTGTAGAACACTCTCATCGCCATGAGATTAAGACGGTGTACGACAATGCCAAGCCAGATAAGGCGAAAGAATTCGACTACAAAATGGAAGAGAACCAGATTTTGTCGATTGCGCGTGGAGAACAGCATAATAGCCTATAA
- a CDS encoding ArsR/SmtB family transcription factor, giving the protein MEIKYEQIVSICKALGHPVRLRIFTLLAEQGESYCGDMVSLVGVAQSTVSHHLKILKDSGLVTTEEQGTFVCYRVQRDRLRELTHLLQGL; this is encoded by the coding sequence ATGGAAATTAAATACGAACAGATCGTATCCATCTGCAAAGCGCTCGGCCACCCGGTACGGTTGCGTATTTTCACCTTGCTGGCAGAGCAAGGTGAGTCATACTGCGGGGATATGGTTTCACTTGTCGGGGTGGCGCAGTCCACAGTGTCGCATCATCTCAAAATTTTAAAAGACAGTGGATTGGTTACAACGGAGGAGCAGGGGACATTCGTTTGCTACCGGGTGCAGCGGGACCGCCTGCGGGAATTGACACACTTACTTCAAGGATTGTAG
- a CDS encoding methyl-accepting chemotaxis protein, whose amino-acid sequence MTIRAKLILGFGIILFLLTCTAGISYSQLSAVNSNYTELLNRDAHADVLTEKLVANTYKQSKEVDKYLLTGDVGSLDAYKQADHEYRVLVKELSPLLTTDESQAMLTSLNKVNDDFDSTAQQLFALKKANKTAEYEQISRTSAKQQIDTFVNQAQKLSSTITAHMQTVTQQTSDHANSSKTWILILSILAFVGGIFISWFISRLISRPIIAVSKSARQLATGDLSIAAIPITGKDEISELGTAFNEMKTNLRELISKVNESSEHVSAASEELYASAEQSSEAATIVANAIQDVANGADSQRASMSENRQAIEENSLAVQRIAESTTNVSESSSGVLQDARQGSQVIARTIDQMKSISEAVHESASVIRTLGESSAEIGHIVETINQIANQTNLLALNAAIEAARAGEHGKGFAVVAEEVRKLAEQSRQSTEQIAVLIEGIQLNTEKAVHTMERGTEEVESGTVVVNEVGETFQRILHAIEEVAGDIQEISAATEQMSASTQQITASVDQLTYVSGEIYGSMQGISSSSQEQLASIEEITASSDSLSRLAQELQSEVKKFHL is encoded by the coding sequence ATGACTATAAGAGCGAAGCTTATTTTAGGATTTGGTATTATCCTATTTTTATTAACCTGTACAGCAGGAATTAGTTATTCTCAACTTTCGGCTGTCAACTCCAACTACACCGAGCTCCTCAATCGTGATGCCCATGCTGATGTATTAACAGAGAAATTAGTTGCAAATACCTATAAACAATCCAAAGAAGTTGATAAATATTTGCTTACTGGGGATGTCGGTTCACTTGATGCATACAAACAAGCCGATCATGAATATAGAGTACTCGTTAAAGAGCTAAGCCCTCTACTCACAACCGATGAAAGCCAAGCTATGCTCACTTCACTTAATAAGGTAAATGATGACTTTGATAGCACAGCCCAGCAGCTCTTCGCACTAAAAAAAGCAAACAAAACAGCAGAATATGAACAGATCAGCCGCACAAGTGCAAAACAACAAATCGATACCTTTGTAAATCAGGCCCAAAAACTGTCCAGCACTATCACAGCTCATATGCAAACCGTAACTCAGCAAACAAGCGACCATGCAAATTCATCTAAAACCTGGATTCTTATCCTGAGTATCCTGGCATTTGTAGGCGGTATCTTCATCTCCTGGTTCATCAGCCGTCTTATTTCACGGCCGATCATTGCTGTTTCCAAATCAGCCCGTCAACTCGCAACCGGTGACCTGTCTATCGCTGCGATTCCTATCACAGGAAAAGATGAAATTAGTGAACTTGGAACAGCTTTTAATGAAATGAAAACGAATCTACGCGAACTTATCAGTAAAGTAAACGAGAGTTCTGAGCACGTTTCCGCAGCATCAGAAGAACTGTATGCAAGTGCAGAACAGTCATCTGAAGCAGCCACAATTGTTGCCAATGCCATTCAAGACGTAGCCAACGGGGCAGACTCTCAGAGAGCAAGTATGTCCGAAAACCGTCAAGCAATTGAGGAGAACTCCCTCGCTGTCCAACGGATTGCCGAATCAACAACAAATGTATCTGAATCATCTAGTGGTGTGCTCCAGGATGCACGGCAGGGCAGTCAGGTCATTGCACGTACAATCGATCAGATGAAGTCTATCAGTGAAGCTGTACACGAGTCTGCTTCTGTCATCCGTACACTTGGTGAAAGTTCAGCAGAAATCGGACATATCGTAGAAACTATTAACCAGATTGCGAACCAGACAAATCTGCTGGCGTTAAATGCAGCAATCGAAGCGGCTCGTGCCGGAGAACATGGCAAAGGATTCGCCGTTGTAGCGGAAGAAGTGCGTAAGCTAGCAGAACAATCGCGCCAATCTACCGAACAAATCGCGGTTCTAATTGAAGGAATTCAACTGAACACAGAAAAAGCCGTTCATACAATGGAGCGCGGCACGGAGGAAGTTGAATCAGGCACTGTAGTGGTCAATGAAGTAGGAGAAACATTCCAGCGTATTCTCCATGCGATTGAAGAAGTGGCAGGCGACATTCAGGAAATCTCCGCCGCCACAGAACAGATGTCAGCCAGTACACAACAAATCACCGCTTCCGTCGATCAGCTTACTTATGTTTCCGGAGAAATATACGGAAGTATGCAAGGGATCTCTTCCTCTTCCCAGGAACAGCTTGCCTCTATCGAAGAAATCACTGCTTCCTCTGATTCACTAAGTCGCTTAGCCCAAGAACTGCAAAGCGAAGTAAAAAAATTTCATTTGTAA